The DNA segment ATCTCGTCAGCCCGAATTCGGTTCAGACGTATGGCTCTGACATGCAGCGCCAACCAGTCGGTACCGGTCCCTATCGCTTCGCAGCCTGGCGCCCGAACGAAGCGATCGTCTTGGAACGGTATCCAGACTATTGGGACGAACCAGCGGCCTTTGAGCGCATGGTTTTCACGGTGGTTCCGGACAATACCACACGCCTGCTGCAGCTCAAGTCGGGCTCGGCGCACGGGATGGATGGCCTTCAACCTTCTGAGGTGCAAGCCTTGCAGGACGACGAGTCGATCACCGTGTATCAGGAAAGCGGGCTCAACGTAGGCTACCTAGCATTTAACTTGGAGACGGATCGGGTATCGATACCCGAGGTGCGAGAGGCGATTTCTCTCGCCATCGACAAGCAGCGGTTCGCGACCGTGGCATTGGAGGGAGCGGGCAGGGCGGCCCGCTACCCGTTGCCCAAGGGATTTCTGGGGTATCCGGAAAACGAGGACCCGTTCGAGCATGATCCAGCTCGCGCTCGCGAATTGCTGGAGCCCTACGCTAATCTGTTTGAAGGAAATCCGCTGGAGATTCTCGTGATGAATGCGCCACGTCCTTATCTGCCCGATCCGGTGACTGCGGCGACGTTTCTCAAGGGCCAGCTGGAGGCCGTCGGAATACCGACCAAGGTGACGGCTTTGGATTTCAAGACCCAGCTCGATTTGCTGCGCAATGGAGATTTCGAGGTCGGTCTCATCGGCTGGGTGGGGGACAACGGCGATACCGACAATTTTCTCAGCACGTTTTTCGCTAGTTGGGCGGCGGAAAAGGGGTCCGCCACCAACTACAGCTTTTATCGCAACGATGAGATGGATGCTTTGCTGCAGGCTGGTCGCGAAGAAACGGATACGAAGCGCCGAGCGAAGATTTACGAAGATGCCTTGAAGCTGTGGAAACGGGATCTGCCGATCCTGCCGCTCTGTCACGGAGACAACATTGTCGCCTTGGACGCGCGTTTCTCAGGTTTCGAGCTTCAGAAGATAGGCGACCTGCGTCTGACGGACCTGCGGTACGAGGGAGAGTGAGCCGGATAGCTTTTACGGCGTAGCGGACATGGCTTTGTTGAGAAAAGCGCCCTTCTTTTTGGGACTCTACTTGCTCTCGAGCTTTCTGATTTTCGCTGCGATCGAGGCCATCCCCGGCGATCCGATAGCCCTGCGTTTCGGCAAGTCGGTGGATCCGGAAAGAGTGGCGCTGGAGCGGGAGCGGCTTGGTTTGGATCGACCTTACCTCTGGCGATACCTCGCGAGCCAGGGGCGCTTTTTATCGGGCGATTGGGGCAGGAGCCTGAGCACGGGTCGCGAAACCAGCGAAGATGTGGCCTTGTTTTTGCCAGCGACCATCGAACTGAGCGCTTTGGCGATGGCGATTGGAATCGGCGTGGGCATGACGGTCGCTCTCTTCGCAGCCTTGGGTTCTCATCCATGGGTTGGACGTCTGGCCCATCTGCTGGCGTCCATCGGACTGATCGTACCCATTTTTTGGATAGGCATTGCTTTGCTGATGGTGGGAGGGCTTTGGCTGGAATGGTTTCCTATGGGAGGACGGTTCGATATGATGGCCGTGGCGCCCGATGGACCTACGGGGCTGCTTCTTGTCGATGCCCTGCTCAGGGCGGATTTCGCCGCCTTGGCGATCGTGTTGAGGCACTTGGCTCTGCCGGCCATCTGCCTTTCGTTTTTTCCAGCTGCCAGCGTGACTTCGGTGGCTTACGCTCGCTTGAAGGAGCCCGAGTTGCAGGCCTTCATCACGGCTTTGCGCTCCCGTGGTTTCGGGAGCGGGAGAATCTTGGGGCGACATCTCCTGCGCGTCGCCGCCACGCCCGTCGTCACTGTGATCGGCACCACCTTTGGAGCCCTGTTGGGCGGGGCCTTTTTGACGGAGACGGTTTTTTCGTGGCCTGGCATCGGGCGCTACCTGGTCAACGCTATCCTTTCGCGGGATGTTTTTGTCGCTCAGAACCTGCTGACCTTTCTGGTGCTTCTGGTGATCGTGGTGGCGTTCGTTTCCGATTTGCTGGTTTGGCGGCTGGATCCGAAGCGCCATGGCCGGAAAGGGGGCGCGAGTTGAGCCAGCGGTGGCGGCTCTGGGCGCTGGCGTGCGGCGCGGCCTGTTGTTTGGCGGGGCTAGGGCTGACGCCTTACGACCCGTATGCCCAGGCGTTTTTCGAGCTGCGGTTGTCCGGTCCCAGTTGGCAGCATTGGCTGGGGGTGGATCGCTTGGGGCAGGATTATTTCAGCCGCGTCTG comes from the Pelagicoccus sp. SDUM812003 genome and includes:
- a CDS encoding ABC transporter substrate-binding protein → MRGALHLLLVLALVLVGCSPKQSTQSEAPDTFVFARGSDAHKLDPADIDDGESVNTVSQIFEGLVRFKSGTLQIEECLADSYSISDDGLVYTFKIREGVSFHDGTPLDAAAAAYTFLRQMDEDHPGHFPEAAFSYWNYLYQDIDDIAVVDDMTLEIRLSRPNASMLYSLAIFPAYLVSPNSVQTYGSDMQRQPVGTGPYRFAAWRPNEAIVLERYPDYWDEPAAFERMVFTVVPDNTTRLLQLKSGSAHGMDGLQPSEVQALQDDESITVYQESGLNVGYLAFNLETDRVSIPEVREAISLAIDKQRFATVALEGAGRAARYPLPKGFLGYPENEDPFEHDPARARELLEPYANLFEGNPLEILVMNAPRPYLPDPVTAATFLKGQLEAVGIPTKVTALDFKTQLDLLRNGDFEVGLIGWVGDNGDTDNFLSTFFASWAAEKGSATNYSFYRNDEMDALLQAGREETDTKRRAKIYEDALKLWKRDLPILPLCHGDNIVALDARFSGFELQKIGDLRLTDLRYEGE
- a CDS encoding ABC transporter permease, giving the protein MALLRKAPFFLGLYLLSSFLIFAAIEAIPGDPIALRFGKSVDPERVALERERLGLDRPYLWRYLASQGRFLSGDWGRSLSTGRETSEDVALFLPATIELSALAMAIGIGVGMTVALFAALGSHPWVGRLAHLLASIGLIVPIFWIGIALLMVGGLWLEWFPMGGRFDMMAVAPDGPTGLLLVDALLRADFAALAIVLRHLALPAICLSFFPAASVTSVAYARLKEPELQAFITALRSRGFGSGRILGRHLLRVAATPVVTVIGTTFGALLGGAFLTETVFSWPGIGRYLVNAILSRDVFVAQNLLTFLVLLVIVVAFVSDLLVWRLDPKRHGRKGGAS